One window of Scheffersomyces stipitis CBS 6054 chromosome 1, whole genome shotgun sequence genomic DNA carries:
- the RBP1 gene encoding DNA-binding proteins Bright/BRCAA1/RBP1 and related proteins containing BRIGHT domain-containing protein, whose amino-acid sequence MSIPPSGNFNSNLGTEIQNSNVIKNGITHTRTNSNSSHNKNNSNYITNSNNTNSNNNCNNPYNICDTNSDYPNNSNTNNLNNYTNTVKTVSDSNINTNSSHIAQKRQNSLSNYMIANAAKRTANPQTKMQTSDFQQQQQISMNSGRVNQIQHQLHNQNQSQNQNQFDENSVRRNLLQQQQHSTASMKTPTPSAYEVPSSPNINQMSHISVQNHSDSSESNPVMDRSSGINQSVVETSEIKDSVHLKSFKSDLNQNQNQNQVDNSPPSQQSQRTMSDEEQQLATKLKETYKNIVNFEEIVQKNCIEITIKINQITSNNNNNSLVYGNAPLINQQPSNSLTSSTSIASNTTRTSELSNDLWTVYHHNITLLDNYYDFLVTALKPSSNQTQFKTGKNIVELYKIPRRMWVYGIVGFLEVLKNIMSIFQDHEICSCFISYCFNIISNLTDPILEMEGWWSEKLGDLSRMAIALYASKFIDWKISAEYWYSISMKTFYGHGKIYYHMCTVQQDNLDALVNIGKSVICRDPFVPTQHYLRLVVENICTQRNILSLLELPIIDFIKIHKVLLSIHTSRSNDGLPNSVESIQGSQLQYGIDLVTRYGLTFGSDSNGYNFFTRELYTPSGVTSINDPHHPYYLQQQQQPSATNTIEKMNFWFNKGSLFAIANINHLVGFGDARNPFAKIFQLPEALKERKDKKDRKRKSRTSQTALDENPNSATISNGVDGQSITAPDLSVNDWFYCLQFVNKSVLELSIRILNHYLVGPKQASTGHVIVWLYFLIAVGEATKRFPGSTPMFGWLFTKLFPWESLINYLNSLLSFVKNNPRLSESCAEYAFQNDYIQFFNDNEFLPEVWKCWGTLWFDCIAEKGDYNDLEAAGVKNINLFDLPACGTYPVVTMPSESDQKSRNVMENENDERIIRIILLARVIADKYNFGLIRTPEEFKFDQDTYNTIDSSVPSSDVRQSDPYTYMEDFLLGDGRFVQNNFLQPISIENLYDSHLQENMSPEEKDTLWFVGYGNRMYDEENLELGEEMVDEDEVEGYADSEFEDEESEHDHKHHGSFQQHQHALQQQRQQLVSNDTFYNIMLNPDPLGMGETQEAERKSPIEGNLGDRMDTNITHITLDTNIWLKHCGRIFKCVRNSVFKISIPLIVFQELRALRKSTEATIADAATRSVIIIRELYLANEIMPLRFDGTIASDINETTEFENNSNWRSSVDETILNSVNEHDDLGKRLMKGLNLQFYSRHTDPVFLSAKASKIFRYCILITDDRNMRLRAKTIGLISFQSRWLFNQLETLFPNECID is encoded by the exons ATGAGCATCCCGCCCTCTGGcaacttcaattctaaCCTCGGTACAGAGATACAAAACAGCAACGTAATCAAAAACGGCATCACTCATACAAGGACTAATAGTAATCTGAGTCACAATAAAAATAATAGCAATTACATTACTAATAGTAATAACACTAATAGTAACAACAACTGCAACAACCCTTACAACATCTGCGACACTAACAGTGATTACCCGAACAATTCTAATACTAACAACCTTAATAACTATACTAACACAGTGAAGACTGTCTCAGATTCCAATATCAACACCAATTCCTCCCATATTGCGCAAAAACGCCAAAACCTGTTGTCCAACTACATGATAGCCAACGCTGCCAAGCGAACTGCCAATCCCCAAACCAAAATGCAAACTTCAGACttccagcaacagcagcagataTCGATGAATTCTGGACGAGTGAATCAGATTCAGCATCAGCTTCATAACCAAAACCAAAGCCAAAACCAAAACCAATTTGACGA GAACTCTGTAAGAAgaaaccttcttcaacaacaacagcattCTACAGCCAGCATGAAGACTCCCACTCCCTCGGCCTACGAGGTGCCCCTGAGTCCAAATATCAACCAAATGTCGCATATCTCTGTTCAGAACCATTCTGATCTGTCTGAATCCAATCCTGTGATGGATAGATCAAGCGGAATCAATCAGTCCGTAGTGGAGACttcagaaatcaaagaCTCTGTTCATTTGAAGTCGTTTAAACTGGATTTgaatcagaatcaaaatcaaaatcaagtaGACAACTCTCCTCCTTCTCAGCAATCACAAAGAACGATGTCTGACGAAGAGCAACAGCTAGctaccaagttgaaggaaacaTACAAGAACATCGTCAACTTTGAGGAAATCGTCCAGAAAAACTGCATTGAGATCACCATCAAAATCAACCAGATCACCAGcaataataacaacaatagTCTTGTGTATGGCAATGCTCCATTAATCAACCAACAGCCTTCTAATTCCCTCACTTCAAGCACTTCTATAGCATCCAACACAACGAGAACCTCTGAGCTTCTGAACGATTTGTGGACAGTTTACCACCACAATATCACGTTATTGGACAACTACTACGATTTTCTCGTCACAGCATTAAAACCTTCTTCTAACCAGACTCAGTTTAAAACAGGTAAAAACATCGTAGAACTATACAAGATCCCCCGCAGAATGTGGGTTTATGGTATTGttggatttcttgaagtgttgaagaacattATGAGCATTTTTCAGGACCACGAAATCTGTCTGTGTTTCATTTCCTATTGCTTCAACATCATTTCTAACTTGACTGATCCCATTTTGGAGATGGAAGGTTGGTGGCTGGAAAAACTTGGTGATCTCTCTCGTATGGCTATAGCTCTCTATGCTTCCAAGTTTATTGACTGGAAAATTAGTGCCGAGTATTGGTATTCTATCTCGATGAAGACGTTCTATGGCCACGGAAAGATCTACTATCATATGTGCACAGTTCAGCAAGACAATTTGGATGCCTTGGTTAACATTGGAAAGTCGGTTATCTGCCGTGATCCATTTGTTCCTACCCAGCATTACTTGAGACTAGTTGTAGAAAACATTTGTACCCAGCGTAACatcttgtctttgttgGAGTTACCCATTATTGACTTCATTAAGATCCACAAAGTCTTGTTGAGCATCCACACGAGCCGCTCTAATGATGGTTTGCCAAACTCGGTAGAGAGCATTCAAGGTAGCCAACTACAGTATGGAATAGATCTTGTAACACGTTACGGCTTGACTTTTGGATCGGATTCAAATGGatacaacttcttcactcGGGAATTGTACACTCCGTCGGGAGTTACTTCCATTAACGATCCTCATCATCCATACTATTtacagcagcaacagcagccaaGTGCTACAAACACCATAGAAAAGATGAACTTCTGGTTTAACAAAGGTTCTTTGTTTGCCATAGCTAATATCAACCATTTGGTTGGTTTTGGTGATGCAAGAAATCCATTTGCAAAGATCTTCCAGTTGCCGGAGGCACtcaaagaaagaaaagataagAAAGACCGTAAGCGTAAATCTAGAACTTCTCAAACGGCTCTTGATGAGAACCCCAATTCGGCTACAATCTCGAATGGAGTAGATGGACAATCGATTACTGCTCCAGATTTATCAGTAAACGATTGGTTCTACTGTTTGCAGTTTGTCAACAAGTCTGTCCTTGAATTGTCTATCCGAATTCTCAACCACTACCTTGTTGGACCCAAACAGGCCTCTACTGGACATGTTATTGTCTGgttgtacttcttgattgctgTGGGAGAGGCTACAAAAAGGTTCCCGGGCTCTACTCCTATGTTTGGCTGGCTCTTCACGAAGCTTTTCCCATGGGAATCGTTGATTAACTATTTAAATTCATTACTTTCATTTGTTAAGAACAACCCTAGATTGAGCGAGCTGTGTGCTGAATATGCCTTCCAAAACGACTACATCCAGTTTTTCAATGACAACGAGTTCCTTCCAGAAGTGTGGAAGTGTTGGGGCACGTTGTGGTTTGATTGTATAGCTGAGAAAGGTGACTACAATGACTTGGAGGCAGCTGGAGTGAAGAACATAAATTTGTTTGATTTGCCAGCCTGTGGTACTTATCCTGTAGTCACTATGCCCAGTGAATCTGATCAGAAGTCCAGAAATGTAATGGAAAATGAGAACGACGAAAGAATCATCCGTATCATCTTATTGGCTAGAGTGATTGCTGATAAGTATAACTTTGGCTTGATTCGTACACctgaagaattcaagttCGATCAAGACACCTACAATACGATTGATTCGTCAGTTCCATCGTCAGATGTGAGACAGAGCGATCCGTATACGTATATGGAAGACTTCCTCTTGGGTGATGGCAGATTTGTCCAGAACAACTTCCTTCAGCCGATTTCGATTGAAAACTTGTATGATTCCCATTTGCAAGAAAATATGAgtccagaagaaaaagatacCTTGTGGTTTGTAGGCTACGGCAACAGAATGTACGACGAGGAGAATCTTGAGTTGGGTGAAGAAATGGTGGACGAAGACGAGGTTGAGGGATATGCTGACTCTGAGTttgaggatgaagaatctgaGCACGATCACAAACACCACGGTAGTTTCCAGCAGCATCAACATGCCCTTCAGCAGCAAAGACAACAGCTTGTTTCCAACGACACATTTTACAACATCATGTTGAACCCAGATCCATTAGGAATGGGAGAGACACAAGAAGCTGAAAGGAAGTCTCCTATTGAAGGCAATCTAGGTGATCGAATGGACACTAACATAACACACATTACTCTTGATACGAATATCTGGCTAAAGCACTGTGGCCGTATCTTCAAGTGTGTTAGAAATCTGGTATTCAAGATTCTGATTCCTTTGATTGTGTTTCAGGAGTTGCGGGCCTTGAGAAAGTCTACAGAGGCTACGATTGCAGATGCTGCTACCCGGTCGGTGATTATCATCCGGGAGTTGTATTTGGCCAATGAAATCATGCCGTTACGGTTTGACGGAACGATAGCTTCGGACATAAACGAAACTACTGAGTTTGAAAACAACTCAAACTGGCGATCTAGCGTAGATGAAACCATCTTGAACTCAGTCAATGAGCACGATGATCTTGGAAAGAGGTTGATGAAAGGATTGAACCTACAATT ctaCAGCAGACACACTGACCCTGTTTTCCTCAGTGCCAAAGCATCTAAGATCTTCCGTTATTGTATTCTTATTACGGATGACAGAAACATGAGGCTCAGAGCGAAGACGATCGGCTTGATCAGTTTCCAGAGCCGTTGGCTTTTCAATCAGTTGGAGACGTTGTTTCCTAATGAATGTATTGATTAA
- the DAG7 gene encoding riboflavin aldehyde-forming enzyme — HAGQGTYYDTGLGACGITNVDTDFIVAVSKDLFDENLTDGNPNHNPLCGKKIRAFYQGKSVDVAITDRCVGCKYNDLDFSPAAFETIADIALGRIDITWEWL; from the coding sequence CACGCTGGTCAAGGTACCTACTACGATACCGGCTTGGGTGCTTGTGGTATCACCAACGTCGATACCGACTTCATTGTCGCTGTCTCCAAGGATCTTTTCGACGAAAACCTCACCGACGGAAACCCTAACCACAACCCATTGTGTGGAAAGAAAATCAGAGCCTTCTACCAAGGAAAGTCTGTAGATGTCGCCATCACCGACAGATGTGTCGGCTGTAAGTacaacgacttggacttCTCGCCTGCTGCTTTCGAAACCATCGCTGACATAGCTTTGGGTAGAATCGATATCACTTGGGAATGGCTTTAG
- the AGP2 gene encoding amino acid permease (amino acid permease carnitine permease), translating into MSNKSISKEEKFVNAEPYASGISITEDDSSGFQFSETTHRKLYSRHVQLIAIGGSIGTGLFVTIGTTGLVGGGPLGLLLSYSLWTVIILLLTTAVGEMVSYLPVNSPFLTMAGRVVDPAFEFAFSINFWVMESLYIPFEITAANGMIHFWRDDYSPAITICIQIFIYAVINVFAVRLYGESEFWLSLGKLILCVGLIFFTIITMCGGNPAGDAFGFRNWHVAGGPMATYIATGALGRFQAFLYSLRNSACFTVVGPEYMSMVAGEAINPRKTMPTAFKTVLYRLAIFYIGGSLCVTILIAYNDPTYLKLTALSSNAAASPYVVAMENLGIKVLPHIVNALVLSSVFSAGNSYTYCSSRALYGLARKGFVPKFFMWCNRHGVPIYCVAVSIAFAFLSLLQLGDSASNVLSYMVNLCTGSQLLNYGFMCITYICFHRAVETQGIDRKTFSYRSWFQPYSIYFVTVIMWCVIGILGYEVFMPGRWSVNSFLYSYVMIFVSIAAFTFWKVVKRTKFIKPGDADLVTGLEEIEEHESDYYASIAVESLEEEGIKGKVRSGLSWIL; encoded by the coding sequence ATGTCAAATAAACTGATTTCGAAAGAGGAAAAGTTCGTAAATGCCGAACCCTACGCTAGTGGAATTTCCATTACTGAAGACGATCTGAGTGGattccaattttcagaaaCTACCCACAGAAAACTTTACAGCAGACATGTTCAGTTGATAGCCATAGGAGGTTCCATAGGAACGGGGCTTTTTGTGACTATTGGTACCACAGGTTTGGTGGGTGGAGGCCCTTTGGGATTACTCTTGAGTTATTCTCTCTGGACTGTAATTATCTTATTATTGACAACAGCGGTAGGAGAAATGGTTTCCTATTTGCCAGTGAATTCTCCTTTCTTGACTATGGCTGGCAGAGTCGTAGACCCTGCATTTGAATTTGCtttttcaatcaacttctgggTGATGGAAAGTTTGTATATTCCTTTTGAAATCACAGCTGCCAACGGGATGATTCACTTCTGGAGAGACGACTACTCGCCTGCCATCACCATTTGTATCCAGATTTTCATTTACGCTGTTATCAATGTATTTGCTGTCAGGTTATATGGTGAATCGGAGTTCTGGTTGTCCTTAGGAAAATTGATCTTATGTGTTggtttgattttcttcactatTATCACTATGTGTGGAGGTAACCCAGCTGGAGATGCATTTGGTTTCAGAAACTGGCATGTTGCTGGTGGACCCATGGCTACATACATTGCTACTGGAGCATTAGGAAGATTCCAGGCATTCTTGTATTCGTTGCGTAATTCAGCCTGTTTCACTGTGGTTGGTCCTGAGTATATGTCCATGGTGGCCGGTGAAGCTATTAACCCCAGAAAGACTATGCCTACTGCTTTCAAGACAGTTTTGTATCGTTTAGCCATTTTCTACATTGGTGGTTCGTTATGTGTGACGATCTTGATTGCATATAATGATCCAACATACTTGAAATTAACAGCTTTATCTTCTAATGCCGCTGCTTCACCCTATGTCGTTGCAATGGAGAACTTAGGGATCAAGGTGTTGCCACACATAGTCAATGCTTTGGTTTTGTCTTCCGTCTTTTCTGCTGGTAACTCATATACGTATTGTTCTTCCAGAGCATTGTACGGTTTGGCTAGAAAGGGATTCGTGCCAAAGTTCTTTATGTGGTGTAACAGACATGGTGTTCCTATCTACTGTGTTGCGGTTTCCATTGCATTTGCCTTTTTATCCCTCTTGCAACTAGGAGATTCTGCTTCGAATGTGTTAAGCTACATGGTCAACTTGTGTACGGGTTctcaattgttgaattaTGGATTTATGTGTATCACCTACATTTGTTTTCACCGAGCTGTAGAAACTCAGGGCATCGACAGAAAAACTTTCTCCTACAGATCGTGGTTTCAACCTTATTCGATATACTTTGTCACAGTCATTATGTGGTGTGTCATTGGTATTTTGGGCTACGAAGTGTTCATGCCTGGCAGATGGTCGGTAAATTCGTTCTTGTACAGTTATGTCATGATCTTTGTGAGCATTGCTGCCTTCACATTCTGGAAAGTAGTCAAGAGAACCAAATTTATCAAGCCTGGAGATGCCGACTTGGTAACTGGAttagaagaaatcgaagaacACGAGAGCGACTACTATGCGCTGATAGCAGTCGAGTCCTTGGAAGAGGAAGGTATCAAGGGAAAGGTGCGTAGCGGGCTTAGCTGGATTTTATAG